From Nitrosopumilus zosterae, the proteins below share one genomic window:
- a CDS encoding redoxin family protein, with the protein MKSEIKTALILGIVIAMGLVIISITFSTLDEKSETANIQEAKTLDKIDKSRFKMAPDLVGISHYLNTTPEELKKQIENKVVLYDIWTYSCINCVRTLPYITAWDDKYEEQGLLVIGIHSPEFEFEKNPENVKMAIEKYGIEYPVVMDNDMETWKAFENRYWPRKYIADHEGYIRYDHIGEGGYQETEKIIQQLLEERDASLGIQMASSGPLVELEEFEHTMFRTPELYFGYNFAQNRNQLGSDEGFQPEKIVSYSEPDKIDLHKFYPIGNWKNHEDSMELASANGSIKLLYNAKEVNLVTANNAELEIFLDGEPLPSKYSGKDIIFENKITVSEPGLYNIISSEISSSHTMEIKVVGKGFQIFTFTFG; encoded by the coding sequence TTGAAATCGGAAATTAAAACTGCGTTAATCTTAGGAATTGTGATAGCCATGGGACTTGTGATTATAAGTATTACTTTCTCAACTTTAGATGAAAAATCTGAAACAGCAAATATTCAGGAAGCAAAAACACTTGATAAAATTGACAAATCAAGATTCAAAATGGCTCCAGATTTAGTAGGCATATCACATTACTTGAACACCACTCCAGAAGAATTAAAAAAACAAATTGAAAATAAAGTGGTGCTTTATGATATTTGGACATACAGTTGTATCAATTGTGTAAGAACACTACCTTACATCACTGCATGGGACGATAAATATGAAGAACAGGGATTGTTAGTAATAGGAATTCATTCACCAGAATTTGAATTTGAAAAAAATCCTGAAAATGTCAAAATGGCAATTGAAAAATATGGTATAGAATACCCTGTCGTGATGGATAACGATATGGAAACATGGAAAGCTTTTGAGAACAGATATTGGCCAAGAAAGTACATTGCAGATCATGAAGGATACATAAGATATGATCACATTGGCGAAGGCGGATATCAGGAAACTGAAAAAATCATTCAACAGCTTTTAGAAGAACGCGATGCATCACTTGGAATTCAGATGGCATCATCTGGACCACTTGTAGAATTAGAAGAATTTGAACATACAATGTTCAGAACGCCTGAATTGTATTTTGGTTACAATTTTGCTCAGAATAGAAATCAGTTAGGAAGTGATGAAGGATTTCAACCAGAAAAAATTGTAAGTTATTCAGAACCGGATAAAATTGATTTACACAAGTTTTACCCAATAGGAAATTGGAAAAATCATGAAGATAGTATGGAATTGGCATCTGCAAATGGATCAATCAAATTACTTTACAACGCAAAAGAAGTAAATCTAGTTACTGCAAATAATGCAGAACTAGAGATATTTCTTGATGGGGAACCGCTGCCATCAAAGTATTCAGGTAAAGACATCATATTTGAAAATAAAATAACAGTTTCAGAACCAGGATTATACAACATAATTAGCAGTGAAATTAGTTCTTCACACACTATGGAAATTAAGGTTGTAGGAAAGGGATTTCAAATATTTACATTTACTTTTGGATAG
- a CDS encoding 30S ribosomal protein S3, with translation MSAVKNVIKDNYNMMLLKDYLREAIKDAGFSHAEISKTPVGTRVALHVTRPGIVIGRKGSGIRTLTDKLASDFGLKNPQISVVEIEKPELSPSVMCNRMAAHLERGTAFRRATMWTLKQIMENGAMGVQITISGKLRGDRSAFEKHTAGILPRAGHHAEVIVAEDIAHVKTAMGLIGIRIRIARKDKLIPEFEMKTQKAMKIKQVKDEDTGKMRDETIAETKARTESEQIALEEERMKELETLEEEEARFK, from the coding sequence ATGTCAGCAGTCAAAAACGTAATCAAAGACAACTACAACATGATGCTTCTGAAAGACTATCTAAGAGAAGCAATTAAGGATGCAGGATTTTCTCATGCAGAGATTTCAAAAACTCCAGTAGGAACCAGAGTTGCATTACATGTAACTAGACCAGGCATAGTTATTGGAAGAAAAGGTTCTGGAATCAGAACATTAACAGACAAACTTGCATCAGACTTTGGATTAAAAAATCCACAAATTTCAGTAGTAGAAATTGAAAAACCAGAGTTATCTCCAAGCGTCATGTGTAATAGAATGGCAGCACATTTGGAGAGAGGAACTGCTTTTAGAAGGGCAACTATGTGGACACTAAAACAAATTATGGAAAATGGTGCCATGGGTGTTCAAATTACAATATCAGGTAAACTAAGAGGAGATCGTTCTGCATTTGAGAAACACACTGCAGGAATTTTACCAAGAGCAGGTCACCATGCAGAAGTAATAGTTGCAGAAGACATTGCACACGTAAAAACAGCCATGGGTTTAATTGGAATTAGAATAAGAATTGCTAGAAAAGATAAATTAATTCCCGAATTTGAAATGAAGACTCAAAAAGCAATGAAGATTAAACAAGTCAAAGATGAAGACACAGGAAAAATGAGAGATGAAACTATAGCAGAGACAAAAGCAAGAACAGAATCAGAACAAATTGCACTAGAAGAAGAAAGAATGAAAGAGCTTGAAACGCTAGAAGAAGAAGAGGCCAGATTCAAATGA
- a CDS encoding DUF371 domain-containing protein — translation MKFEIEFFGHENIRSNHQKTIEITKESHLTPQGDCIVGVNATSSCADLPLELKNKLKNSNSKIKFTISVGDDEFILEGRGHPELILAHTKDIVIRKSDFICPRTLAIKCDKASDLLPRTMVSLLQNPKTKGTFTIDID, via the coding sequence GTGAAATTTGAAATTGAATTTTTTGGACATGAAAATATTAGATCCAACCATCAAAAAACTATTGAAATTACAAAAGAATCTCATTTAACTCCTCAAGGGGATTGCATTGTGGGTGTAAATGCAACATCCAGTTGTGCTGATTTACCATTAGAGTTAAAAAATAAATTAAAAAATTCTAATTCAAAGATAAAATTCACTATTAGTGTAGGTGATGATGAATTTATTTTAGAAGGAAGAGGGCATCCAGAATTGATCCTTGCTCATACTAAAGACATTGTAATACGAAAAAGTGATTTTATTTGTCCTAGAACTTTGGCAATAAAATGTGATAAGGCATCTGATTTGTTGCCCAGGACGATGGTATCTTTATTACAAAATCCAAAAACAAAAGGTACTTTTACTATTGATATTGATTGA
- a CDS encoding 30S ribosomal protein S17, whose product MTRNIGLKVKEPKGECADKHCPFHGNLSIRGKLFDGKVTGSKARQTITLQKDAPIYFSKFKRYARGTSTIHAHVPECINVETGNHVLTAECRPISKSVSYVVVEVRS is encoded by the coding sequence ATGACACGGAATATTGGATTAAAAGTGAAAGAACCAAAGGGAGAATGTGCAGATAAACATTGTCCATTCCATGGAAATTTGTCAATTAGAGGAAAGCTCTTTGATGGCAAAGTGACAGGAAGTAAGGCAAGACAAACAATTACGTTACAAAAAGATGCACCAATTTATTTTAGCAAATTTAAGAGATATGCAAGAGGGACAAGTACGATTCATGCACATGTACCTGAATGTATTAATGTTGAAACAGGAAATCATGTTTTAACTGCAGAGTGCAGGCCGATATCAAAATCAGTGTCATATGTAGTTGTAGAGGTTAGATCATAA
- a CDS encoding 30S ribosomal protein S19 yields MVKEFLYRGIPKEDLDSMSLEKLFLLFNSRQRRSLTRGITDGKRKLIEEIKAAKAGKVKNPIKTHVRDLIVLPYMVGVTVNVFSGKEFRPVSITAEMIGHYLGEYVITNKRVSHGAPGVGASRSSLYVPLK; encoded by the coding sequence TTGGTTAAAGAATTTCTATACAGAGGCATTCCAAAAGAGGATCTTGACAGCATGTCCTTAGAAAAATTATTCCTATTATTCAATTCCAGACAGAGAAGATCCCTTACAAGAGGAATTACCGATGGAAAGAGAAAATTGATTGAAGAGATCAAAGCTGCAAAAGCAGGAAAAGTAAAAAATCCCATAAAGACACATGTTAGAGACTTGATTGTTTTACCATACATGGTGGGTGTTACAGTAAATGTATTTTCAGGAAAAGAATTTCGTCCAGTAAGTATTACCGCAGAAATGATTGGGCATTATTTAGGAGAATACGTAATAACAAACAAGAGAGTTTCACACGGCGCACCTGGTGTTGGTGCATCAAGATCCAGTCTCTACGTACCATTAAAGTGA
- the rplD gene encoding 50S ribosomal protein L4 gives MKTASYSIAGVKDGEIELPLVFSTPFRRELIHKAFTNLTSHKFQPQGRHPSAGQDVVADSNDPPTGQGVARVARSSGGGGGRQGQGAEVASTRGGRQAHPPIVGKVIYKKLNKKENKLALCSAIAATGSKELVKLRGHKIDGIESFPIIVSDEIESMSKTNEIFKVLDALKLTQDVERLESRRPRSGQSRLRGRSKKIGKSVLFVTKDASNIKKAIGALPGVEAKSVKDLSILDLAPGSDPIRLTVYSKSAIEEIAKIKSTHLEVMVKTQ, from the coding sequence ATGAAAACAGCATCTTATTCAATAGCAGGAGTAAAGGATGGCGAAATAGAGCTTCCACTAGTATTTTCAACTCCTTTTAGAAGAGAATTGATTCACAAAGCTTTTACCAATTTAACTTCACATAAATTCCAACCACAGGGAAGACATCCATCTGCAGGTCAAGATGTGGTTGCAGATTCTAATGATCCACCAACAGGTCAAGGTGTAGCACGTGTTGCAAGAAGTTCTGGTGGAGGTGGCGGAAGACAAGGACAAGGTGCAGAAGTTGCATCAACCAGAGGCGGGAGACAAGCACATCCGCCAATTGTAGGTAAAGTAATTTATAAAAAATTAAACAAAAAAGAAAACAAATTAGCATTATGCTCCGCAATAGCTGCAACAGGTTCAAAAGAACTTGTTAAATTACGAGGCCATAAAATTGACGGGATTGAATCATTCCCAATCATAGTGTCTGACGAAATAGAATCAATGTCAAAAACAAATGAAATCTTCAAAGTATTAGATGCATTAAAACTCACACAAGATGTAGAAAGATTAGAATCAAGAAGACCACGTTCAGGACAATCGAGACTTAGAGGACGTAGTAAAAAAATCGGAAAGAGTGTTTTGTTTGTTACAAAAGATGCTTCAAATATCAAAAAGGCAATAGGTGCGCTACCAGGAGTAGAAGCAAAAAGTGTCAAAGACTTAAGCATATTAGATTTAGCTCCAGGTTCAGATCCAATTAGATTAACAGTATATTCCAAATCGGCAATTGAAGAAATTGCAAAAATTAAATCAACACATTTAGAGGTCATGGTGAAAACACAATGA
- a CDS encoding 50S ribosomal protein L22, whose protein sequence is MGRFNYAFQNYDATKHVRSSLREKDISHKHAREVAVSIKGLSIEKARDYLIAVVNKKRAVAFRRYKNQVGHKSDPGMMSGRYPQKTAKEFIKVLDNLESNAEYKGMDLDRLRIINATVHKGVIVKRFIPRAMGRATPKNNVLTHVELVAQEI, encoded by the coding sequence ATGGGTAGATTCAATTACGCTTTCCAAAATTATGATGCAACAAAACACGTACGTTCATCATTACGAGAAAAAGATATTTCACACAAGCATGCACGTGAGGTGGCTGTTTCTATCAAAGGATTATCAATTGAAAAAGCAAGAGATTATCTAATTGCAGTAGTTAACAAAAAAAGAGCGGTTGCGTTTAGAAGATATAAGAATCAAGTAGGACATAAATCAGATCCAGGAATGATGTCAGGACGTTATCCACAAAAAACAGCAAAAGAGTTTATCAAAGTTTTAGATAATTTAGAATCAAATGCAGAATACAAAGGAATGGATTTAGATAGATTACGAATTATTAATGCCACTGTCCACAAAGGAGTAATTGTTAAGAGATTCATCCCAAGAGCTATGGGAAGGGCAACTCCCAAAAACAACGTACTGACACATGTAGAATTGGTGGCACAGGAGATTTAG
- a CDS encoding 50S ribosomal protein L14, which yields MAKQAGKGVEEFRPYVTRSIPVGANIVCADNSGAKILEIINVPRHKTRVSRLPAAAVGDFCNVVVKKGPAELRKQVYGAVIVRQKYAVRRLNGVRVCFEDNAAVLITPEGETKGTDIKGPVAAEASEKWPRVANLASMVV from the coding sequence ATGGCAAAACAAGCAGGTAAGGGAGTAGAAGAATTCCGCCCATATGTCACACGTTCAATACCCGTAGGAGCAAATATTGTATGTGCAGACAACTCAGGTGCCAAAATTTTAGAGATCATCAATGTACCAAGACATAAAACAAGAGTGTCACGACTTCCTGCAGCAGCAGTAGGAGATTTCTGTAATGTTGTAGTAAAGAAAGGGCCAGCAGAGTTGAGAAAACAAGTGTATGGCGCAGTTATTGTTCGACAAAAATATGCAGTTCGTAGATTAAACGGGGTTAGAGTTTGTTTCGAAGACAATGCAGCAGTATTAATCACGCCCGAAGGAGAAACAAAAGGAACAGACATCAAAGGACCAGTAGCTGCAGAAGCTTCAGAAAAATGGCCAAGAGTAGCTAACTTGGCATCAATGGTGGTATAA
- a CDS encoding Snf7 family protein produces MISNSWNKAERESISQKVMGRVKPDEPLKNKIDFAQKKLQFQISKLESINEKLQKKHDIIFEKIVNAQRNNKPSYAQAYAGELTQVRKMKNMVSGAKLSMEQVKLRLDTVSELGDVVVTLSPCMSIIKGLSPSLNGIMPEANASMQDLSQILGDVMSGSSVNMGDAMNMGTETNADTLAILEEAHNVIAGQTKSSIPDVPDSLKKQIVERKSDIFI; encoded by the coding sequence TTGATAAGCAATTCATGGAATAAAGCAGAAAGAGAAAGCATATCTCAAAAAGTAATGGGAAGGGTAAAACCAGACGAGCCATTAAAGAACAAAATTGACTTTGCACAAAAAAAATTACAATTTCAAATTTCAAAATTAGAATCAATAAATGAAAAATTGCAGAAAAAACACGATATTATCTTTGAGAAGATAGTAAATGCACAAAGAAACAACAAACCCAGTTATGCACAAGCATATGCAGGAGAATTAACTCAAGTTAGAAAAATGAAAAACATGGTAAGCGGTGCCAAACTTTCAATGGAACAGGTCAAACTTAGACTAGACACAGTATCGGAATTGGGAGATGTAGTAGTAACACTTAGTCCATGTATGTCAATCATTAAAGGTCTTAGTCCGTCACTTAATGGAATAATGCCAGAGGCCAATGCTTCAATGCAAGATTTGTCACAAATACTTGGTGATGTGATGTCAGGCTCATCAGTAAACATGGGAGATGCTATGAATATGGGTACTGAAACAAATGCAGACACATTGGCAATTCTTGAAGAAGCACATAATGTAATTGCAGGTCAAACCAAATCATCAATCCCAGATGTTCCAGATAGTCTGAAAAAACAAATTGTTGAGAGAAAATCAGATATTTTCATCTAG
- a CDS encoding 30S ribosomal protein S4e, giving the protein MVSISGSKKLKRQMAPQFWGIARKDKRFVINVKPGPHKRNHAVPTAVFLRDMLKIVTSLREAKASIYSGKVKVDGIVRKSLHHAIGLMDVVELENVSDIYRLVPTEEKLLKPIKINESEKSKKLVRVTTKTTIGKGQTQIGFHDGRSIISDSKVNVGDTCLIQIPDVKILEIIKLEVGSHGLVTRGNNTGRIGRIETIEEGTFILPKRVILSLDERKIEIPADIIMSIGKGEPVIQIK; this is encoded by the coding sequence ATGGTAAGTATTAGTGGAAGTAAAAAACTCAAACGTCAAATGGCCCCACAGTTTTGGGGAATTGCTAGAAAAGATAAAAGATTCGTAATCAATGTAAAACCAGGTCCACATAAAAGGAACCACGCAGTACCAACGGCAGTATTTCTAAGAGATATGTTAAAAATTGTAACTAGTCTTAGAGAAGCAAAAGCTTCAATTTATTCGGGCAAAGTAAAGGTTGATGGGATTGTAAGAAAATCATTACATCATGCAATAGGATTAATGGATGTAGTAGAATTAGAAAATGTTTCAGATATTTATCGTCTGGTTCCAACCGAAGAGAAATTACTAAAACCGATAAAGATTAACGAATCAGAGAAATCGAAAAAATTAGTTAGAGTCACGACCAAAACTACAATTGGCAAAGGCCAAACACAAATAGGATTTCATGACGGACGTTCAATCATTTCAGACAGTAAAGTAAATGTTGGTGACACATGCTTGATACAAATTCCAGATGTAAAAATACTTGAAATAATAAAATTAGAAGTAGGCAGTCACGGATTAGTTACACGTGGAAATAATACCGGGAGAATTGGCAGAATAGAAACAATCGAAGAAGGAACATTCATTCTTCCAAAAAGAGTTATCTTATCATTAGATGAAAGAAAAATCGAAATTCCAGCAGACATCATTATGTCAATAGGTAAAGGAGAGCCAGTTATTCAAATAAAGTGA
- the rpmC gene encoding 50S ribosomal protein L29, which yields MTRISMKTIKQLNEKDLKSKIQEARSELAKLRVDASKGTLRKESGKLKPLRHDIARMLTRINEMKKEK from the coding sequence ATGACCAGGATAAGCATGAAGACAATAAAGCAGTTAAATGAAAAAGATCTTAAAAGCAAGATTCAAGAGGCACGCAGTGAACTTGCAAAACTCAGAGTCGATGCTTCCAAAGGAACTCTAAGAAAAGAAAGTGGTAAACTAAAACCTCTTAGACATGATATTGCAAGGATGCTAACTAGAATAAACGAGATGAAGAAAGAGAAATGA
- the psmA gene encoding archaeal proteasome endopeptidase complex subunit alpha: MLPAQQGYDRAITVFSPDGRLYQVEYAIETVRRGTIAVGVKCKDGIIIAVEEKPRKLQISNTAQKIFQIDDHVGVAAAGYIPDARSQVDNARFFSQSNKMIYDEPVEVETIAKHLADQCQQYTQYAGVRPYGVALILGGVVNNTPQLYLTDPSGTYISYDAIAIGSGSDQVTDFLEKTYKDDLSLDEAATLAAAGIYLSSEDKEGTSHIRMAHIKTETELYELVSDEQIANYAKTAREKYPHDQK, encoded by the coding sequence ATGCTTCCTGCACAACAAGGTTACGATAGAGCAATTACTGTATTTTCGCCTGATGGCAGATTATATCAAGTAGAGTATGCAATAGAGACGGTACGAAGAGGGACAATTGCCGTAGGTGTTAAATGTAAAGATGGCATAATTATTGCAGTAGAAGAAAAACCAAGAAAATTACAAATCTCAAACACTGCTCAAAAGATTTTTCAAATTGATGATCATGTAGGAGTGGCCGCAGCAGGATACATCCCAGATGCAAGAAGTCAAGTAGATAATGCACGATTCTTTTCTCAAAGTAATAAAATGATTTATGATGAACCAGTTGAAGTTGAAACTATTGCAAAACACCTAGCGGATCAATGCCAACAATACACGCAATACGCAGGAGTAAGACCATATGGGGTTGCGCTGATTCTTGGGGGAGTTGTAAATAATACACCGCAATTGTATCTAACAGATCCTAGTGGAACTTACATATCATATGATGCAATTGCAATTGGTTCAGGTTCAGATCAAGTTACAGACTTTTTAGAAAAAACATACAAAGATGATCTTTCACTAGATGAAGCAGCAACGTTAGCCGCTGCTGGAATTTATCTGTCAAGTGAAGATAAAGAAGGGACAAGCCATATCAGAATGGCACATATTAAAACAGAAACTGAGTTGTACGAATTAGTTTCAGATGAGCAAATTGCAAATTATGCAAAAACTGCAAGAGAAAAATATCCACACGACCAAAAATAA
- a CDS encoding ribonuclease P protein component 1 has translation MITADNITSHEFIGLHTEIVKSTNPQVIGLNGRIINETKSMFTINTEKGIKSIAKSTNNWKFSIENKDVIVEGSRITKRPFDRIGDKA, from the coding sequence ATGATCACAGCAGACAATATCACATCACATGAATTTATCGGATTACATACAGAGATTGTTAAATCCACAAATCCACAAGTTATAGGATTAAATGGAAGAATCATAAATGAAACAAAATCGATGTTTACAATAAATACAGAAAAAGGAATAAAATCAATTGCAAAATCAACAAACAATTGGAAATTTTCAATTGAGAATAAAGATGTGATTGTGGAAGGGTCTAGAATTACAAAAAGACCATTTGATAGAATAGGAGATAAGGCATGA
- a CDS encoding putative RNA uridine N3 methyltransferase encodes MKLSVAIPESALSDESLKIDKTRKISVLARACAIFKIDTIYVYQEGNNRTDGSLMVMILKYLETPQFLRRRLFPKINDLKFAGVLQPLKIPSHITPVNSKKINVGDIREGIVISVKGKRFVDVGINQLIPFFGKTSIGKRVTVQFKEGFPKLSVKEIGKSEVKTYWGYSVKERANLFSVLTEWKGNVIITSRKGKTATKEQISKYIKSEQPTLIVFGSPEKGIHEILGGKMKNVQNAKSLNFFPNQATETIRLEEALLGTLAIINAQSTS; translated from the coding sequence TTGAAACTATCTGTTGCAATCCCAGAATCAGCATTATCGGATGAATCGCTTAAGATAGATAAAACGAGGAAAATTTCTGTTCTTGCAAGAGCATGTGCCATTTTTAAAATTGATACGATATATGTCTATCAAGAAGGAAATAACAGAACAGATGGAAGTCTAATGGTGATGATTTTAAAATATTTAGAGACACCACAGTTTTTGAGAAGAAGGTTATTTCCAAAAATAAATGATTTAAAATTTGCAGGAGTTTTGCAACCACTAAAAATTCCAAGCCACATAACTCCAGTAAATTCCAAAAAAATCAATGTAGGAGATATACGAGAAGGAATTGTAATCAGTGTGAAAGGTAAAAGATTTGTTGATGTAGGAATAAATCAACTAATCCCATTTTTTGGCAAGACGTCAATTGGTAAAAGAGTTACAGTTCAATTTAAAGAAGGGTTTCCAAAATTATCTGTAAAAGAGATAGGCAAAAGCGAAGTTAAAACATATTGGGGATATTCTGTCAAAGAGAGAGCAAATTTATTTTCAGTATTGACAGAATGGAAAGGAAATGTAATCATCACATCCAGAAAAGGTAAAACTGCGACAAAAGAACAGATTTCCAAATATATAAAATCAGAACAACCCACACTCATAGTTTTTGGATCTCCCGAAAAAGGGATTCACGAAATTCTTGGCGGAAAAATGAAAAATGTTCAAAATGCAAAATCATTGAATTTTTTCCCCAATCAAGCCACCGAAACTATACGGTTAGAAGAAGCATTGTTAGGAACATTGGCAATAATTAATGCCCAAAGTACTTCATAA
- a CDS encoding 50S ribosomal protein L3 yields the protein MGARKNHQPRRGSLAYSPRIRAKSMEARIRSWPKLNSEEPKILAHCGFKAGCVQIVTIDDREKVPNAGKQLVSLGTVLVTPPVLILGIRGYSKDHDGMHAEFDVYAEDIPKYISKEITVKNKEGALDNAEKSLRKIKEIFAIVAVSPRAAGLEQKKPYIFEASVSGGDIQKQFTHVKELLGKEIKIDQIFETGASVDVAAITKGKGWQGVIQRWGVKKKQHKSRKTVREVGSLGPISPQSVMYTVPRAGQMGFHQRIEYDKRIMIMGNTNDEQIKINPDGGYKHFGLVKGDFIILKGSVPGTYRRLIKLRSQIRNVPVKITKPNILEVVI from the coding sequence ATGGGCGCTAGAAAGAACCATCAACCACGTAGAGGAAGTCTTGCATATTCACCTAGAATACGTGCTAAAAGTATGGAGGCACGAATTAGATCATGGCCAAAATTAAATTCAGAAGAACCAAAGATTTTAGCTCATTGTGGTTTCAAAGCAGGGTGTGTACAAATAGTAACTATCGATGATCGTGAAAAAGTTCCAAATGCAGGAAAACAACTTGTAAGCCTTGGAACAGTTCTAGTTACACCACCGGTATTAATTCTAGGTATTAGAGGATACTCAAAAGATCATGATGGAATGCATGCAGAATTTGATGTATATGCAGAAGATATTCCAAAATACATTTCAAAAGAAATTACAGTGAAAAACAAAGAAGGTGCATTAGACAATGCAGAAAAATCCCTTCGAAAAATTAAAGAGATTTTTGCAATTGTTGCCGTATCTCCACGTGCAGCAGGCTTAGAACAGAAAAAACCTTACATCTTTGAAGCTTCAGTTAGCGGAGGAGACATACAAAAACAATTTACTCATGTCAAAGAATTACTTGGAAAAGAGATCAAAATTGATCAGATTTTTGAAACAGGTGCAAGTGTAGATGTTGCAGCAATCACTAAAGGTAAAGGATGGCAAGGAGTTATTCAAAGATGGGGAGTAAAAAAGAAACAACACAAATCAAGAAAGACAGTTAGAGAGGTAGGTTCACTTGGCCCAATTTCCCCACAAAGTGTCATGTATACAGTACCAAGAGCAGGACAAATGGGATTTCATCAAAGAATAGAATATGATAAACGAATCATGATTATGGGTAATACAAATGACGAGCAGATTAAAATCAATCCAGACGGAGGCTACAAACACTTTGGATTAGTAAAAGGAGATTTTATTATTCTAAAAGGATCCGTTCCAGGAACATATAGAAGATTGATTAAACTCAGAAGTCAGATTAGAAATGTGCCAGTTAAAATTACCAAGCCAAACATTTTGGAGGTCGTAATTTAA
- a CDS encoding 50S ribosomal protein L23: protein MNVDQANKIILKPYITEKTFAMVENESKICFIVERSASKPEIAEAVKALYKENVTNVNTARTIYGKKAFVQFENTEKARDLATKIGML from the coding sequence ATGAACGTAGATCAAGCAAACAAAATCATTCTCAAACCATACATTACAGAAAAAACATTTGCCATGGTAGAAAACGAAAGTAAAATTTGTTTTATTGTAGAACGATCTGCAAGTAAACCAGAAATTGCCGAAGCAGTAAAAGCACTATACAAAGAAAATGTCACTAACGTTAACACCGCAAGGACAATTTATGGTAAAAAAGCATTTGTTCAATTCGAAAATACAGAAAAAGCAAGAGATTTGGCGACAAAGATAGGAATGCTATAA
- the rplX gene encoding 50S ribosomal protein L24, with protein sequence MKPTKMRNKMMYQATFQTRSKQLGSALSKELRKKYGKRSVRAIEGDSVTILRGEFKGVEGKISKVSTEKSSVAIEGVKKEKTKGDKFDVYIHTSNLVVTSLSTDDRWRISKLEGKDPRKQPKETQVKDKPVEEETKETKVANKEKKEDEN encoded by the coding sequence ATGAAGCCAACAAAAATGCGTAACAAGATGATGTATCAAGCAACATTCCAAACTAGAAGTAAGCAACTTGGAAGTGCATTATCAAAAGAACTTCGTAAAAAATATGGCAAGAGAAGTGTTCGGGCTATTGAAGGAGACAGCGTAACTATACTTAGAGGAGAATTCAAAGGAGTTGAAGGAAAAATATCCAAAGTATCTACAGAAAAGAGCAGTGTTGCAATTGAAGGAGTCAAAAAAGAAAAAACAAAAGGAGACAAATTTGATGTTTATATTCACACATCCAATCTGGTAGTAACATCACTTAGTACTGATGATAGGTGGAGAATTTCAAAACTAGAAGGTAAAGATCCAAGGAAACAACCCAAAGAAACACAGGTAAAAGATAAACCAGTTGAAGAAGAGACTAAAGAAACAAAAGTAGCAAATAAAGAAAAAAAGGAAGATGAGAATTAA